From the genome of Lawsonella clevelandensis, one region includes:
- a CDS encoding FAD-dependent oxidoreductase, translated as MFDLSSRITATDSSGKALGTNIAVVGGSVIGLATALKAASAGFTVTVYDPSLAWGNSAGWCAGGMLGGITEAWPGEDEQLRLGAASLRHWPGFGGKLNADHPNVFTSTVGTLNVGVDEGDVEDLEKIYQYVTEREDLWARGGTIDGVAPFLAPGSDNPVDARMRKITRRELRALEPSLSRAARAALLTEGERSVDNRELLAALREQCEGTYGVTLCERQIDDLNDLVNGKVGNYDQVVLAAGSGSQALAATVGLNLPIRPIKGEVLRLHFRPGVPEPPKRTIRGRVHGRPIYLVPRPWGLLIGATEYEHGEDRQVTVGGVLQLLEDTEILFPGVTDYELYECIAGLRPGSIDNLPYLGRVEEALDGRLVVATGHGRNGILHTPLSAVAAVAALVGQELPEAKSCDPHRIPNFIL; from the coding sequence ATGTTTGACCTCAGCTCACGTATTACTGCGACTGATTCCAGTGGTAAAGCGTTAGGGACAAACATCGCCGTGGTCGGTGGATCTGTTATCGGCCTCGCTACCGCACTCAAAGCGGCCTCGGCAGGCTTCACCGTCACTGTCTATGACCCTTCCCTCGCCTGGGGGAACTCGGCTGGGTGGTGTGCTGGCGGCATGCTCGGCGGCATCACTGAAGCGTGGCCGGGGGAGGATGAACAGCTGCGCTTGGGGGCTGCCTCGCTGCGCCATTGGCCGGGTTTCGGCGGAAAACTGAACGCCGACCACCCCAACGTTTTCACCTCCACGGTCGGCACCTTGAACGTGGGTGTGGACGAGGGTGACGTGGAGGATCTTGAGAAGATCTACCAGTACGTCACTGAGCGGGAGGATCTGTGGGCCCGTGGTGGCACCATCGACGGGGTGGCGCCCTTCTTAGCCCCCGGTTCGGATAATCCGGTGGATGCGCGGATGCGTAAGATCACCCGCCGCGAGCTGCGTGCGCTGGAGCCGTCGCTGAGCCGGGCTGCTCGAGCGGCTCTCCTCACCGAGGGGGAGCGTTCTGTCGATAACCGCGAATTGTTGGCGGCGCTGCGTGAGCAGTGCGAGGGAACCTATGGCGTCACCCTCTGTGAACGCCAGATTGATGACTTGAACGACCTGGTGAACGGCAAGGTGGGTAATTACGACCAGGTGGTACTGGCAGCTGGTAGTGGTTCCCAGGCCCTTGCGGCCACCGTGGGGCTTAACCTACCTATTCGCCCCATTAAGGGGGAGGTGCTGCGCCTCCACTTCCGCCCCGGTGTGCCAGAGCCGCCCAAGCGCACAATCCGCGGCCGTGTGCATGGCCGCCCCATCTATTTGGTGCCGCGTCCGTGGGGTCTGCTCATCGGTGCCACCGAATACGAGCATGGGGAGGACCGTCAGGTGACGGTGGGCGGTGTCCTTCAGCTACTGGAGGACACGGAGATTCTCTTCCCCGGCGTCACTGACTACGAACTCTACGAGTGCATCGCCGGCCTCCGCCCGGGCAGTATCGACAACCTGCCCTATCTGGGCCGGGTCGAGGAGGCCTTGGATGGTCGCCTGGTGGTGGCCACCGGGCATGGCCGCAACGGTATTCTCCATACGCCGCTCTCCGCAGTGGCAGCGGTAGCTGCTCTGGTAGGCCAGGAATTGCCGGAGGCAAAGTCTTGCGATCCGCACCGCATCCCGAACTTCATTCTTTAG
- the thiE gene encoding thiamine phosphate synthase encodes MPSEPTSRSAAARSQSTVAPRERLQDAHLYLCVDARRHLDGDRPRFTALRELAEQVCEGGCDIIQLRDKNSVGEHELGKMTILEQLEALRVLAEVVHAHGALLAVNDRMDVAVAAGADVAHVGQDDIPTEVARQILGDDTVLGLSCHSPADVDSALANPFIDYFCTGPIWATPTKPGRPGVGLELVDYAARQQAKARQQAVKPWFAIGGVNTDNAPEVVAAGANRLVVVRALTDAPDPVAAARDLRACATGE; translated from the coding sequence ATGCCGTCCGAACCCACCTCCCGTTCCGCCGCAGCTCGCAGCCAGAGCACCGTCGCCCCCCGCGAACGACTCCAGGATGCCCACCTCTACCTGTGCGTAGACGCCCGGCGCCACCTAGACGGAGACCGCCCCCGCTTCACCGCCCTGCGGGAACTCGCCGAGCAGGTCTGTGAAGGCGGCTGTGACATCATCCAGTTACGCGACAAAAACTCCGTGGGGGAACACGAACTGGGAAAGATGACGATCCTCGAACAACTGGAGGCACTGCGGGTACTTGCTGAGGTGGTGCACGCACACGGGGCACTGCTGGCCGTCAACGACCGCATGGATGTGGCAGTCGCTGCCGGAGCCGACGTCGCTCACGTCGGACAAGACGACATTCCCACCGAGGTGGCCCGCCAGATTCTCGGTGACGACACGGTGCTGGGCCTCAGCTGCCACTCCCCCGCCGATGTGGACTCCGCTCTGGCCAACCCCTTCATCGACTACTTCTGCACTGGCCCTATCTGGGCCACCCCCACCAAGCCCGGCCGCCCCGGCGTCGGCCTGGAGTTGGTGGATTATGCCGCCCGCCAACAAGCCAAAGCCCGCCAGCAGGCGGTCAAACCTTGGTTCGCTATTGGAGGCGTCAACACCGACAACGCCCCCGAAGTGGTGGCAGCCGGGGCGAACCGGCTGGTGGTGGTGCGTGCCCTCACCGACGCCCCCGATCCCGTCGCCGCGGCCCGTGATCTTCGCGCCTGTGCCACTGGCGAATAG